From Anaerohalosphaera lusitana, one genomic window encodes:
- a CDS encoding glycoside hydrolase family 88 protein has translation MRIAKTLSLLCIAVSLLLTAGTLTAAPDQPLPGQAYQPMTEDGAWCWFSDPRAVYKDGKAYAGWVTKDGSIVVGTYDYKTGETQQTVLHEKFQADDHCNPSILIRPDNRLVVFYTLHGGRNMYIRISENPLDISEWSPVINPGFSNAKNRYGVCYSNPVQLSQEDNKMYVLWRGIDWKPTMSTSTDGGKTWAKPTQVITSTGGRPYVKVGTNHNDRFDIAFTTGHPRREPQNSVFFMRYRDGAFYKADGTKIANIDQTPIAHTDADIVYDATETNVRAWVWDTAADADGNPVIVYTRLPSETDHRYHYARWTGEKWLDVELCKAGKWFPETPQGKREPEPHYSAGIILDHNDPSTVYLALPRGGTFEIEKWTTADKGETWNRTAVTVNSTNDNVRPFVIRDYPAQTEGPRVLWMNNRKYVHFARNGGYDTSIRMDVPPRPLSTAIEPAEIEKAMAKVADWQLENPLRHSKTNWTTGALTAGMSAWAQMAETDKYTDWLIELGNDTNWQLGHRKYHADDHAIGQMYIELFERLKDPEMIAHTKQRLDWVIKNRSYADLKFSRKSQERYSWCDALFMAPPTLARLSAVTGDDKYIDFMDEEWWATTDYLYDEEEHLYFRDSRYFDRREANNEKIFWGRGNGWVFGGICRVLDYMPQDYPTRDKYIKLYKEMAAKLADIQQPDGLWRASLLDPGSYPAPETSSSGFFTYGLAWGINRGILDEDEYLPVVKKAWAGLVKSIHADGKLGYVQPIGADPKKVTFEMTEIYGVGAFLLAGSEVYTIASVHTAGDLLTVANPITTFRDSQTIELPLDKYGNDLAVFNFDTKDFEVTQTVDDDTLLFQADLAPGERKIFRVVPQKDSYDIPESEYTTFGRFVPERKDDFAWENDRIGFRMYGPALAATGEVSSGVDVWAKSVRYPVINKWYEHGHYHDNTGEGLDFYKVGPSLGCGGIGIYTDDKLYKSSNYTDYKVITNGPIRTTFELTFAPWDAAGTEVSETKRISIDLGSNVSRFESTFDIAGSNELPVAIGIVKREDGGDLAYNLAEGWMTYWQPPHAAHGTIGCGVVVPDADVNFVDDHGHGLLVTPVTDGQTITYYAGAGWDQSNDFDTRAQWDKYVKTFAKNKANPPKASKGWK, from the coding sequence ATGAGAATCGCAAAAACCTTGTCGCTGCTATGTATCGCTGTCTCACTATTGCTCACAGCCGGCACTCTCACAGCAGCACCCGACCAGCCACTCCCCGGCCAGGCCTACCAGCCAATGACCGAAGACGGAGCATGGTGCTGGTTCTCCGACCCCCGCGCAGTCTACAAAGACGGCAAGGCCTACGCGGGCTGGGTCACAAAAGACGGCTCCATCGTTGTCGGTACATACGACTACAAAACAGGCGAAACCCAGCAAACCGTCCTCCACGAAAAGTTCCAGGCAGACGACCACTGCAATCCCTCCATCCTGATCCGCCCCGACAACCGCCTCGTCGTCTTCTATACACTCCACGGCGGACGCAATATGTACATCCGCATTTCCGAAAATCCGCTCGACATCTCCGAATGGAGCCCTGTCATCAACCCCGGCTTCTCAAATGCCAAAAACCGCTACGGCGTCTGCTACTCCAACCCCGTGCAGCTCTCACAAGAAGACAACAAGATGTACGTCCTCTGGCGCGGCATCGACTGGAAGCCCACCATGTCCACCTCCACCGACGGAGGCAAGACATGGGCAAAGCCAACCCAGGTCATCACAAGCACAGGCGGCCGCCCATACGTCAAAGTTGGTACCAACCACAACGACCGCTTCGACATCGCCTTCACCACCGGCCACCCACGCCGCGAACCGCAGAACAGCGTCTTCTTCATGCGATACCGCGACGGCGCCTTCTACAAAGCCGACGGCACAAAAATAGCGAACATCGACCAAACACCCATCGCCCATACAGACGCCGACATCGTCTACGATGCAACTGAAACAAACGTCCGCGCATGGGTCTGGGACACCGCAGCAGACGCAGACGGCAACCCCGTCATCGTCTACACTCGCCTGCCCTCCGAAACCGACCACCGCTACCACTATGCACGCTGGACAGGTGAAAAGTGGCTCGACGTCGAACTCTGCAAAGCAGGCAAGTGGTTCCCCGAAACCCCCCAGGGCAAACGCGAACCCGAACCGCACTACTCCGCAGGCATCATACTCGACCACAACGACCCATCTACGGTCTACCTCGCATTACCCCGCGGAGGAACATTCGAGATCGAAAAATGGACCACCGCCGACAAGGGAGAAACTTGGAACAGGACTGCCGTCACTGTCAACAGCACCAACGACAATGTCCGACCTTTCGTCATCCGCGACTATCCCGCACAAACCGAAGGCCCTCGCGTCCTCTGGATGAACAACCGCAAATACGTTCATTTCGCTCGCAACGGCGGTTACGACACCTCAATCCGCATGGACGTACCACCAAGACCGCTCAGCACAGCCATCGAACCAGCCGAAATCGAAAAAGCAATGGCCAAGGTCGCCGACTGGCAGCTCGAAAATCCCCTCCGCCACTCCAAGACGAACTGGACCACCGGCGCACTCACCGCCGGCATGTCAGCATGGGCGCAGATGGCCGAAACGGATAAATACACCGACTGGCTCATTGAACTGGGCAACGACACGAACTGGCAGCTCGGTCACCGAAAGTACCACGCCGACGATCACGCCATCGGCCAGATGTACATCGAACTCTTCGAACGGCTGAAGGACCCCGAAATGATCGCTCATACAAAGCAGCGTCTCGACTGGGTCATCAAAAATCGTTCCTACGCCGATCTGAAATTCTCCCGTAAGTCCCAGGAAAGATATAGCTGGTGCGATGCTCTCTTCATGGCTCCCCCGACCCTCGCACGTCTCTCCGCCGTCACAGGCGATGACAAGTACATCGACTTCATGGATGAAGAGTGGTGGGCGACCACGGACTACCTCTACGACGAAGAAGAACACCTCTACTTCCGTGACAGCCGCTACTTCGACAGACGCGAAGCAAACAACGAAAAGATCTTCTGGGGCCGCGGCAATGGTTGGGTATTCGGCGGCATATGTCGTGTCCTCGACTACATGCCCCAGGACTACCCCACCCGCGACAAATACATAAAGCTCTACAAGGAAATGGCCGCAAAACTCGCCGACATACAGCAGCCTGACGGCCTCTGGCGCGCAAGTCTGCTCGATCCGGGCAGCTATCCGGCACCGGAAACAAGTTCTAGCGGCTTCTTCACCTATGGCCTCGCATGGGGTATAAACCGCGGCATACTCGATGAAGACGAGTATCTGCCTGTCGTCAAAAAAGCATGGGCAGGCCTCGTCAAGTCCATCCACGCCGACGGTAAACTCGGCTACGTCCAGCCCATCGGCGCCGACCCCAAAAAGGTAACCTTCGAAATGACAGAGATCTACGGCGTAGGCGCGTTCCTCCTCGCAGGCTCCGAAGTCTACACCATCGCCTCCGTCCACACAGCGGGCGACCTCCTGACTGTCGCGAACCCGATCACCACTTTCCGCGACAGCCAGACCATCGAACTGCCGCTGGATAAGTACGGCAACGATCTCGCCGTCTTCAACTTCGACACCAAAGATTTCGAAGTTACTCAGACTGTTGACGACGACACGCTTCTCTTCCAGGCCGACCTCGCACCCGGCGAACGCAAGATCTTCCGCGTCGTCCCCCAAAAAGACAGCTACGACATCCCCGAATCCGAATACACCACCTTCGGCCGCTTCGTCCCCGAACGCAAGGACGACTTCGCATGGGAAAACGACCGCATAGGCTTCCGCATGTACGGCCCCGCACTCGCCGCCACAGGCGAAGTATCCTCCGGCGTCGACGTATGGGCCAAATCCGTCCGCTACCCCGTCATCAACAAATGGTACGAGCACGGACATTACCACGACAACACAGGCGAAGGCCTCGACTTCTACAAAGTCGGCCCATCACTCGGTTGCGGCGGCATCGGCATCTACACCGATGACAAACTCTACAAATCTTCCAACTACACCGATTACAAAGTAATCACCAACGGCCCGATCCGCACCACCTTCGAGCTCACTTTCGCACCCTGGGATGCAGCCGGCACAGAGGTCAGCGAGACCAAACGCATCTCAATCGACCTTGGCTCTAACGTTTCGCGTTTCGAAAGCACCTTTGACATCGCTGGTTCTAACGAACTTCCCGTCGCCATAGGTATAGTCAAACGCGAAGACGGCGGCGACCTCGCCTACAACCTCGCCGAAGGCTGGATGACCTACTGGCAGCCGCCCCATGCAGCTCACGGCACCATCGGCTGCGGAGTCGTCGTCCCTGATGCGGACGTCAATTTTGTCGACGACCACGGTCACGGCCTGCTCGTCACACCTGTCACCGACGGTCAAACCATCACCTACTACGCAGGCGCAGGTTGGGATCAGTCAAACGACTTCGACACCCGCGCACAGTGGGATAAATACGTTAAAACATTCGCCAAAAACAAGGCCAACCCCCCAAAGGCCTCGAAGGGTTGGAAATAA
- a CDS encoding IclR family transcriptional regulator: MNNYIIPNLSKACRMLSCIAASDKGMTAAQIEQTLAVPKTTAFRILRTLCHEGMVTKNGGTYHVGPTLLELSGRAISSVNVRDQAVPVIQELAQTTGQTAHLAIPSGTSSLILEVCDSPNPVRVASRPGTLVSMHCSSTGKVFLAYLFKDRLAQTLADVKLEHRTANTKCTVADLQAETEKIRQLGYATDDEEYHTGVRCLAAPVFDGRNQVVAALGITATTSSFTPERTQELAALVVGAANKLSKKLGHNNNI, from the coding sequence ATGAATAATTACATAATTCCAAATCTCAGCAAGGCCTGCCGCATGCTCTCCTGCATCGCGGCCAGCGACAAAGGAATGACCGCTGCCCAGATAGAACAGACCCTTGCTGTACCCAAGACAACCGCATTCAGAATTCTCCGCACCCTCTGCCACGAAGGCATGGTAACCAAGAACGGCGGCACATACCACGTCGGCCCGACCCTGCTCGAACTCTCCGGCAGGGCGATCAGCTCCGTCAACGTCCGCGATCAGGCCGTACCCGTCATCCAGGAACTCGCACAAACGACCGGCCAAACCGCCCACCTTGCGATCCCGAGCGGAACCTCATCGCTGATCCTCGAAGTCTGCGACTCACCCAACCCCGTCCGCGTCGCATCCAGACCCGGCACACTCGTCTCCATGCACTGTTCCAGCACCGGCAAAGTTTTCCTTGCGTATCTCTTCAAGGATCGTCTTGCCCAAACTCTCGCCGACGTAAAGCTCGAACACCGCACCGCCAACACCAAATGCACCGTCGCCGACCTCCAGGCCGAAACCGAAAAGATCAGGCAGCTCGGCTACGCTACCGACGACGAAGAATATCACACAGGCGTACGCTGCCTCGCCGCCCCCGTTTTCGACGGACGAAACCAGGTCGTCGCCGCCCTCGGCATAACCGCCACAACATCCAGCTTCACCCCCGAAAGAACCCAAGAACTCGCCGCCCTCGTGGTCGGCGCAGCAAATAAACTCTCAAAAAAACTCGGACACAATAATAACATTTAA